Within Lolium rigidum isolate FL_2022 chromosome 5, APGP_CSIRO_Lrig_0.1, whole genome shotgun sequence, the genomic segment GTGATGTCAATCCAGTCAAACTCCTTGTAATTGTAACATTGCATGAAGTTTTTCATATGAATGTCAAAAGAATTAGAAGTGTCTTAAAGAAGTTGTGCTATCAATCCACTTGAACTCTTTATAATTGTAATATTTGTATGAAACTTTTTTTATGGATGCCAACCTGTGTGCAGAGCTGTCACTACTCGCTGATTTGAAATGTTTGACTCTGGTAAAACAAGTATGGTGCTCCTGACGGTTGTTTGCGGCGCCTTGCACTCATTTTTCCATTCGCACTCCTTGCTGACTTGAAGCATGAATTATTGGCTTCTTGTAACGATTTCacatttagtactccctccatccaacaAGGATGTCtatcatgtctagatacatctaaatttagacaaagttaaggCATTCTTTATTGGGCGGAGGGAGCTAGTACTTGGGATGATCATTATTTGCTGTTGCTATTGGTATTTGTGCTCATTATTTTTCCTGCAATCCTTTTTTTTAGCTCTCTAAGATTGATATAGTTTCCGATATCCATGTTTCTCATGGGATTTAATCTTCACTTGTTCAGGGGAATGGAAGGGCATTTTGTGCTGGAGGTGATGTCGTTGAAGTTGCCCAGTCTATAAATAAGGGTACTTTCTGCTAAAGCTTGCGTCAGTGATATCAAAGTATTTCAAGCTGATTACTTTGACATTTATCACCTTTATTTATCCAACACAAATTCAAACTGATAACATGTAGCATATATATGTATTCATCGTTACTCCTGATATTTGATTAACTTTACTGCATGTTCTCTGAAATCAGGTGGCTGGAAATATGGTGCTGATTTTTTCCGTACTGAATATTTGTTAAACTATATCATTGCAACTTATAGAAAACCACAGGTGAGCTGCATCCTTTGAAATTCATTGTCCATGTAATCATTCTTGTAACTACTAAATGCTACAACATTCAATCGTAGGTTTCTCTGCTTACTGGAATCGTCATGGGCGGAGGTGCTGGTCTTTCTATACACGGAAGGTTTCGGGTTGCCACAGAGAACACGGTATATTCTATGGATCATACTCAAATTGATTTTTTTTGCTTCGCTTGTTGCTTATATAGTTACATATTTTAGTTGGGATGTATTTGGAGTGCACAAATATGTTAAAATGTCACGAGGCAGCTTAAGATCTGCTTGTTTGGGGTTCTCGCACATGCTGTGGACTTTAACTGTGTAATGACGGCATATTGTGTTATTTGAGTTCACTCTCTCATTTCTTTTTATGATGGTATTATATGCATGTACACTCATATGCATGTACTGTTGCTGGTATTGCACCACAATGCCTACATGTCAGATATTAAATTATGAAGATTGTATTACATGTTGGCCTGCAGTAATTACTTAATCAGAACTATTAATTTATGACGAAGAGCTCGATCTTTAATCATCTAATCAACTTGCCATTATGTGGGCTCTGTCTATGCTCGTACTAGTTTTATACTTAGGAGCATGTGATATTTTGCTTGGTGTATTTTATGGATAACAAGCAAGCTTCCATGTACCAAAAATGCCTGTTCATCTATTTGAATGTGAAACGCGCTCATTTGGAGTGGCTGAAACAGAAACGTACTCGAGAGCTACTCGTCTTCCTAAAAGCTCTCGCAATGCAAGACCAGTCCTAATGCAATAAATACCCTTATGCAGGTTTTTGCAATGCCAGATACGTTATTGGGACTCTTTCCAGACACAGGGGCTTCTTATTTTCTTTCTAGACTACCTGGGTTCTATGGTGACTTTTTTCTCACACTATTGTTATTCAAATGATTTTTTCACGCATAGCTGTACCAGTTTGCTCTGCAAAAACAATGTATTCTTATGTACTGTTGCGTTGATTTTCCTTTACCTTGCTGAGTAATTTTCATAGGTTGCACTTAAAATAACTATGTTGAGCGGCGCTATATCCACATCCATGGACAGTTATGCATCCCTGAACTCTCTCTAACAATTTTCAGTGAACCATGTGCTTATTTTGTTTTGAACAATGTTGTTTATTATGTGATTGACCTGTAAAATCCCAATTATGAAAGACGTATGCTTCAGGTAGTAATGGGAGTATTATCAGTTTATCAAGTGGAAAAATAAATTTAAATCTTTATGATACATGATTGTGGAAATATATGTATCCAAAGTTCTGAATGTCTGTTCAATGTTAGGGATTGATGGTCAATTGGTTATACGCCCTATTTAGTTGGTTGCAGAACTATCTTGGGAGACAATTTTTCACTAAATTGTCAATGACGTCTTTATCCAGGAGAATATGTTGGTCTTACTGGTGCAACATTGGATGGTACGGAAATGCTTGCATGTGGCCTAGCAACTCATTTTGTCCATTTGAATGTAGGTTGGCTGATGATTTAGATTTAATGTCAGTTGACCTACTTCTTTTCAGTTATGTGTGCCAGCATTACAATATAATTCCTAGTACATTTTTTTTCCAGAGGATGTCGTTGCTTGAAGAATCACTTAAAAAGGTGGACACTTCTGATCCGTTTTCTATATGTGGAATTATCGATCAATTTGCACATCAGCCATCCCTGAAAGGAAGTAGTGCTCTGAATAGGTGAGAGGCAAGTGTACTTTATACTATTGATGAGGTAAAGAGAAACTGTTTTACTCCTGCTCTTTCCTGTGCGTACATGAGATGTCCCCGACTTATTTTGGCAATATGCCATGAAAAGTCTCACACAAATTTCTGTGTTATCTTACTCGTATTGTCTGGCTGATTGGTCAAAACATATGAGATAGCTGCTTCTATCTTTAGCAGCTCTATGGCTTTGCAATCTGTTGGCTTGTATGTCCATGATGTTCCTTAACATTCCGTTCCAATCAAGGTTTTTGAGTCGCCAAGCCAAGTCGAGTCGCCAGCCCTGCTACTCGGCGATTAGTCAACAAAAGTCGCTAAATAGTCGTGAGTCGCCTTGATTTTTGAGAAAATGACTTGGCAATTAATCGGCAACTATACAAAGACTCAAAAACCTTGGTTCCAATTGATGTAAGATAACGTTGCATGAATAACCCAGATAGATCGTTTAAGCTTTTGCTTATGTTATTATTTTTTTAATTTGGTCCTAAATTCCGTAGTAGATACCAGCCGAAGTCCATGTTTGTGTGCAATTAAGGCCATATATAGTCCACGGAATCATCTGATTTCTCATATGACTGTTTTTGCAATGAGCTGCATGATCCATTGATGCTCCGACCAATTATGTCCTGATTCCTCTTTGttatttcctttcttttttcctttttgtgcTCCAAGGCTGGAAATCGTCAACAAATGCTTCTCCAAAAGAACAGTGGAAGAAATCATATCCGCTCTTGTGAGTTTCCATGGAGTTAGTTGTGGGCTTGTGGCTTTTCTGGGCTTATCTGTTTTGTCCTGCTAAATTTGGTACCTATCATGTCAGGAACAAGAAGCTCCAAGTCTGGCTGATGAATGGGTTACTGTCGCAGTTCAATCATTGCGGAAGGCTTCTCCCACTAGTCTGAAAATCTCTCTTGCATCGGTATCTTTCAAGCACTTCCTAAACATTATCCTCGTAATGCAAATCGGTTGTTTAATTGTTTTGGCATGCTATGCTATTCGCTATTAATAAATGCTTGTTTAGATCATTTGaccctctttatcgaaaaaagatcaTTTGACCCTTGAATAGTTCCGTATATACTAAATATCTCTACTGCTGTTAGGACTATCGATGTAGTTATTTTAGTCTCATGGACCAATTATGAGTTCAGGCATTTGAGCTTCAAAAATCTACTTGAAATTGTGTGGAGTCGCACCATCTGTATAGTATATATGTGGTTCTCTGCAATCTGCACAACTATCTTTATATAGCAACTAGATTGTGGGTAACTCAAATGCGGCAGCGTATTACATGTGAAACCCATATTGCATGCTGCAATTCCAGATTTTGGAAAAATACTGCTTTCTTGGATGATACAAAAATACAAGAGATAAGTGAAGAGTATTTGATACGATTCACCACTCTTTTTTGCACACGGCACAAATGGTCATATTTTTGTTAAAATTTTGCAGGTTAACAAGATATGACATAGCTTCATCCAAGAATTTTTTACATTTTTTCAAACTAAATATTCAGTATTGGTTGTGCATAAACTGTTTTTGTACTCCGTATATGGGTTTTGAGAGTGgaatttgtacacccacgcatgggtgcggGTTTTTTGTAACTATACTCAACACCAATATTATTTTTTGGTGTTATGGCATTGTGTGTCAAAATTTCAAGTGTGGCCAGCTTAACTGATGTATTACTTATTTTATCTGCTTGTGATTTCAGATAAGAGAAGGGAGACTGCAAACTGTCGGCCAATGCTTGCGTCAAGAATACAGAATGATTTGCCATGTGATACGTGGTGACTTCACCAGAGACGGCTTTGAGGTAGCATCAACATCTTCAGCAGCGGTCTTGTTTGTTCGAGATCAATACATCTAAAATCATGTTACAATTGCAGGGAGGCAGGGCTATACTGATAGATAAAGATCGAAACCCAAAGGTCATGCTACTTCATATTTACACTGAAACTCAGTAAATTCATTACACCTTATTTCATCTGGCAACTGgatctttttttgtttttattataCCTTGAATTGAACCGTGTTGGTGTTTCTGTTAACTGCAGTGGATGCCACCAAGTCTTGGTCAAGTGCATGATGGGGTCGTTGAAAAATATTTCTCCAAGGTTGATGATCCACATTGGGAAGATCTGAGCCTACCCGCTAGACTTTACCACGGAAGAAGAATTGTTCCCAGACTTTGATTGAAGTGATGAAGTCTCGTGTGGATGTGGAGGCTTCAGATGCAAGCGTGCACAGTTGTCCTAGTAAACATGTTTCCATGGAGATAGCTGATGAAATAAATCGAAACTATACATAATACATCTGCAGATTAATTTTTATTACCACCCACTGAAATCTTGATCTTTGTAACTGTTAGGAAGTCTATATAATCCTGGCTGTGGTTCCTCCTAAATGCTTAGTGCTGGCTGTCACGGTGCGCGCTGCAATGGCAGTGGCGACCAAATCGATACATACAAATACACAGTGGTCCACAGATTGATTTTTCTTATAAATTAGCTAAAGTTACAGACATCGTTTAAATTAACGCAAGATCATACAAAATGCAAAAGCAATGCTTGTGCAAGAACACAGTATTTCCCTTTTTTCTCATCAGAGAGCATCCAGAGAAACTAGGTTCATGGTGCAGCAGTAAAAATCCTTGCAGTTTGAGTATTCTCATGTTGTAAATATATCTTTCTTATTTCTGGATCAGAACTAAGAAGGGTTAGCAAAGCTTTAGCCTAGAGCTATAAAATGTTAGCTAAGAGTACTTATAAGATTGACGAATGATGCTATCTATTTTGGAATCGGATGAATAATGTCAAAAAATGTTACACCAC encodes:
- the LOC124652447 gene encoding 3-hydroxyisobutyryl-CoA hydrolase 1-like isoform X1, which gives rise to MASPASADSDQVLVEANGSTRTLILNRPRQLNALSSAMVTELMKCFTSYEEDNAVKMLIVKGNGRAFCAGGDVVEVAQSINKGGWKYGADFFRTEYLLNYIIATYRKPQVSLLTGIVMGGGAGLSIHGRFRVATENTVFAMPDTLLGLFPDTGASYFLSRLPGFYGEYVGLTGATLDGTEMLACGLATHFVHLNRMSLLEESLKKVDTSDPFSICGIIDQFAHQPSLKGSSALNRLEIVNKCFSKRTVEEIISALEQEAPSLADEWVTVAVQSLRKASPTSLKISLASIREGRLQTVGQCLRQEYRMICHVIRGDFTRDGFEGGRAILIDKDRNPKWMPPSLGQVHDGVVEKYFSKVDDPHWEDLSLPARLYHGRRIVPRL
- the LOC124652447 gene encoding 3-hydroxyisobutyryl-CoA hydrolase 1-like isoform X2, producing the protein MASPASADSDQVLVEANGSTRTLILNRPRQLNALSSAMVTELMKCFTSYEEDNAVKMLIVKGNGRAFCAGGDVVEVAQSINKGGWKYGADFFRTEYLLNYIIATYRKPQVSLLTGIVMGGGAGLSIHGRFRVATENTVFAMPDTLLGLFPDTGASYFLSRLPGFYGEYVGLTGATLDGTEMLACGLATHFVHLNRMSLLEESLKKVDTSDPFSICGIIDQFAHQPSLKGSSALNRLEIVNKCFSKRTVEEIISALEQEAPSLADEWVTVAVQSLRKASPTSLKISLASIREGRLQTVGQCLRQEYRMICHVIRGDFTRDGFEGGRAILIDKDRNPKVMLLHIYTETHGCHQVLVKCMMGSLKNISPRLMIHIGKI